A window of the Plasmodium falciparum 3D7 genome assembly, chromosome: 3 genome harbors these coding sequences:
- a CDS encoding eukaryotic translation initiation factor 4E, with translation MKYLTFNKNNRDAIDLSEKLEATKIDLSNPLLLQYNWVIWEQVSDNKIKQSNNYKDYTRPLAKFNSVQKFWQLWNRLPQPSDLLAQRSMTRFSEDGIFRIVDALMIFRDNIQPMWEDPANSGGGHFEYKILPKDYPYSQIDEFWNNLVLAIIGCSLKHYDLITGIRLVDKLSTTRYGYIRIEIWYTTITDESVKNYLRKDLEEHMCNRIDGSTIFPPRVKSLSHIHR, from the coding sequence ATGAAGTATTtaacatttaataaaaataacagaGATGCTATTGATTTGAGTGAAAAACTAGAAGCTACTAAAATAGATTTATCGAATCccttattattacaatataattGGGTGATATGGGAACAAGTAtcagataataaaataaaacaaagtaataattataaggaTTATACAAGACCACTAGCTAAATTTAATAGTGTTCAAAAATTTTGGCAATTATGGAATAGATTACCTCAACCAAGTGATTTACTGGCACAAAGAAGTATGACCAGATTTTCAGAAGATGGAATATTTCGTATTGTTGATGCTCTTATGATATTTAGAGATAATATACAACCTATGTGGGAAGATCCAGCAAATTCAGGCGGTGGTCAttttgaatataaaatattacctAAGGATTATCCATATAGCCAAATTGATGAATTTTGGAATAATCTCGTTTTAGCTATAATTGGATGTAGTTTAAAACATTATGATTTAATAACAGGTATTAGATTAGTAGATAAATTAAGTACTACAAGATATGGATATATAAGAATAGAAATATGGTATACTACTATAACTGATGAAAGTGTTAAAAACTATTTGAGAAAAGATCTAGAAGAACATATGTGTAATCGTATTGATGGATCGACTATATTTCCACCAAGAGTAAAAAGTCTTAGTCACATACATAGATaa
- a CDS encoding circumsporozoite- and TRAP-related protein: MKKAFVLIFSCFLLFLPLHIVRTHYAKNEETNKKDTKLKKKRNVKTFNKKLTNKSFLQVQHTVATRSVPPPPCLGDDCFCQNYYDLTLILDESASIGSKNWKNHVIPFTDKIIKDLTISKNEVHVGILLFSSKNRDYVTYGDELRYQKDELLKKVEKLKKDYYCGGGTKILGALKYSLENYTKHKNIRYDAPKVTILFTDGNENSASNKQLLEMGLTYRRERVKLLVLGVAAAEDNKLKLIAGCEENTNCPYSMKAEWETINDITKRLTNKICHTESEIEPEPKPEPSTPTHCQGDDCFCEDYYDLTLILDESRSITLDKWKKDVVPFAEKVLNNLNIDKDKIHVGIMRFAKSMKTDIGYEQETRYMKNDLIKLVRELKDKYGYGGATHLVDALQYSLKTFTRHPNNRVDAPKVTILFTDGNETSKKEKDIRDVGLLYRKENVKLIVVGVNLATEKSLKLLAGCTENEECLRVIKCEWNDLTNITKILTDKICNTGSVELPKPEENPEPVEKPNPEENPNPVEKPTPEENPNPVEKPTPEENPNPVEKPEPEKNPCINMEDCYCKDFYDITLVLDESASISDLIWRNEVIPFSLEIIKRINISYKNVHMGVLLFSEYTRDIVRFYDNARYEKGTLQTKINDLKRDYRSGKKTYIIQALQYALTYYSKLSNRKEAPKVTMLFTDGNDSYESEKGLQDIALLYRKENVKLLVVGVSTASENKLKMLVGCAPNVVCPFVIKTEWGLLKNVSEVFVKKICDNGVVLPPGSPSESTPGSPSESTPGSPSESTPGSPSESTPGNPSESTPGSPSESTPGNPSESTPGSPSESTPGSPSESTPCSGTECLCHNTYDLTLIIDESASIGYSNWEKEVVPFTIGLASNLEISEKKVNMGILLFSDKIREFIKYGQKESYDKNNLVRRIHDLKKYYKSGGFSYIVEALKYGLYSYAKSTSSRLNVPKVNILLTDGNNTDTSDFILTEVSSLYKKENVKLLLIGIGGPTIHKLRLLGGCDKSDGDCPYVVKAEWNNLKYTSNLIIDKICHTDKPVENPGDNSSVCNSKDDCICANYFDLTYIEVPTLNSTYTWRSDFMDCSKNIMNSLVIDKNKVHVSLIISLEKKSVHQGFDDVNSYNKNELIKTLGKLENSTVLNKTNILDSLVYGIQQSFGKGNRENAPKVTMLLTNSNSDISDEKALQDIYLNYKEKSIKLLIIGIGITNTGKLFNAGGCNMNGDNCPHVYASKSFSYIGGVDTFLEVNKCDSSIDNNGGDNGNGTEGNVNPDTPSCNDNDDDDKCNNDDSNIICTKVLDIAVVLDQSSNISKDQWNVYIKQFVINTVNQNYLSKYRSHITIVKMGKSTKEKWSLNKKISYQKKKIIKEINKLPISYSKKKDIAKSLKYVRTKVFKKSETNRKKLIIMLVEGKSNSNMNDLRKEVGLLKVNNIDFFAYAIDNIDETEYKILGDCEGSVDMGLMGNSPPSPSYLPCKNIVKVSWDTLLSSTDIHMKYICNGYPEDAECSEWEEWSPCPETCPTINNNNNNSSGSNNSSRTNIRTYFPQLSKRERKGPYTLKGEEYMGEKYGSSCMELKSIEYRSCPINAGCNDMCGDFGEWSECSATCGEGIRVRNRDNSLDNDDKCKLFNSTEMEACNIQECDDNNNVDICEDIGEWSDWSSCSKTCGYSTRSRTFTILPEYIGEYPNCKIFERSETEVCAFIPACSDENCFEWEEWNEWSSPCSPRKRVQKARVLKKDDVIISSGDNNNNNNNNAKRGMGHKNSTFTSYNNKKSDICEEEVRHYLDKVEYDEESTCENKNPCGDWSDWSECDRTCNVGVRIRHFISHMFDMVGDEDEKECLEYYNKVETQDCLHLPPCDGGECSDWETWVECKEEDMIGNNCHKRNKKILTRKLELLKNKDITRTKNTSDVCNDYTLFREEDCPQSNDTCINALCNEWEEWGDCSSTCGEGSFKIRKRKEPLELIPASQDINGNIGLTCAQQNIKVEEREACIVPACEDESTNGGTEVEGSTPSSPSDSNNNDGSSGDNTGDSNDKKGMGTGEKVSLAAGVIGLVALAAGGLIYGYNTLNGGEPPHSSNMEFENVENNSGTEEEENEDFEVVDADDPMWN; encoded by the coding sequence ATGAAGAAAGCAtttgtattaatattttcctgTTTCTTACTTTTTTTGCCTTTGCACATTGTAAGAACGCACTATgcaaaaaatgaagaaacaaATAAGAAGGATACTAAATTGAAAAAGAAACGTAATGTCAAAACTttcaataaaaaattaacaaacaAATCCTTTCTTCAAGTACAACACACTGTAGCAACTAGATCTGTACCACCGCCACCTTGTCTTGGAGATGATTGCTTCTGCCAAAATTATTACGATTTAACATTAATTTTGGACGAATCTGCAAGCATAGGATCAAAAAATTGGAAAAACCATGTTATTCCATTTActgataaaattataaaggaTTTAACAATAAGCAAAAATGAAGTACATGTAggaattttgttattttctaGTAAAAATAGAGATTACGTCACTTATGGTGATGAATTAAGATATCAAAAAGATGAGCTTCTAAAAAAagtagaaaaattaaaaaaagattatTATTGCGGAGGAGGAACAAAAATATTAGGTGCATTGAAATATTCTCTGGAAAATTAtacaaaacataaaaatattagatATGATGCACCTAAAGtaacaatattatttacTGATGGAAATGAAAATTCTGCATCTAATAAACAACTTTTGGAAATGGGTTTGACATACAGAAGAGAACGAGTAAAGTTATTAGTTCTTGGTGTAGCTGCTGCTGAAGATAATAAGTTAAAATTAATAGCTGGGTGTGAAGAAAATACCAATTGTCCATACTCCATGAAAGCAGAATGGGAAACTATAAATGACATAACAAAGAGATTaactaataaaatatgtcaTACAGAATCGGAAATAGAACCAGAACCAAAACCAGAACCTTCCACACCAACACATTGCCAAGGTGATGATTGCTTTTGTGAGGATTATTACGATTTAACTTTAATTTTAGATGAGTCACGAAGTATAACTCTCGACAAATGGAAGAAAGATGTAGTTCCATTTGCCGAAAAGGTTTTGAATAATTTAAACATCGACAAAGATAAAATACATGTTGGAATTATGCGTTTCGCCAAATCTATGAAAACGGATATAGGTTATGAGCAGGAAACAAGATATATGAAAAACGATTTGATAAAACTAGTTAGagaattaaaagataaatatggATATGGTGGTGCTACCCATCTTGTCGATGCTTTACAATATTCATTAAAAACTTTTACAAGACACCCCAATAATAGAGTTGATGCACCCAAGGtaacaatattatttacGGATGGTAATGAAACTtctaaaaaggaaaaagatatACGAGATGTAGgattattatatagaaaagaaaatgtgAAGTTAATAGTAGTAGGGGTTAATTTAGCTACGGAGAAAagtttaaaattattagcTGGTTGTACTGAAAATGAAGAATGTCTACGAGTTATTAAATGTGAATGGAATgatttaacaaatataacTAAAATACTTACGGATAAGATATGTAATACGGGATCAGTAGAATTACCAAAACCTGAAGAGAATCCTGAACCAGTAGAAAAACCAAATCCAGAGGAAAATCCTAATCCAGTGGAAAAACCAACTCCAGAAGAAAATCCTAATCCAGTCGAAAAACCAACTCCAGAAGAAAATCCTAATCCAGTGGAAAAACCAGAACCAGAAAAGAATCCTTGTATAAACATGGAAGATTGCTATTGTAAAGATTTTTATGATATCACTTTAGTTTTAGATGAATCAGCTAGTATATCTGATTTGATATGGAGAAACGAAGTTATTCCATTTTCTTtggaaattattaaaagaataaatataagttataaaaatgtgCATATGGGTGTTTTGCTTTTCTCTGAATACACTAGAGATATTGTTAGATTTTATGACAATGCAAGATATGAAAAAGGGACACTACAgacaaaaataaatgatcTAAAAAGAGATTATAGAAGTGGAAAGAagacatatataatacaagCTCTACAATATGCATTAACATATTATAGCAAACTTTCAAATAGAAAGGAAGCACCTAAAGTAACCATGTTATTTACAGATGGAAATGATTCCTATGAATCAGAAAAGGGATTACAGGATATTgcattattatatagaaaagaaaatgtcAAATTATTGGTAGTAGGAGTTTCTACAGCAAGTGAGAATAAATTGAAAATGTTAGTTGGTTGTGCACCAAATGTTGTTTGCCCATTTGTTATTAAAACGGAATGGGGATTATTGAAAAATGTATCAGAAGtgtttgtaaaaaaaatatgtgacAATGGAGTGGTATTGCCACCAGGAAGCCCCTCCGAATCAACACCTGGAAGTCCTTCCGAGTCAACACCTGGAAGTCCTTCCGAGTCAACACCTGGAAGTCCTTCCGAGTCAACACCTGGAAACCCCTCCGAATCAACACCTGGAAGTCCTTCCGAGTCAACACCTGGAAACCCCTCCGAGTCAACACCTGGAAGTCCTTCCGAGTCAACACCTGGAAGTCCTTCCGAGTCAACACCTTGCAGTGGAACCGAATGTTTATGCCACAATACCTACGACTTAACATTAATTATAGACGAATCTGCAAGTATTGGATATTCTAACTGGGAAAAGGAAGTAGTTCCATTTACTATAGGACTTGCAAGTAATTTAGAAATAAGTGAAAAGAAAGTGAATATgggaatattattattttctgatAAAATAAGAGAGTTCATTAAATATGGACAAAAAGAAagttatgataaaaataacttAGTAAGAAGAATACAcgatttgaaaaaatattataaatcaGGAGGATTTTCATATATAGTAGAAGCTTTGAAATATggattatattcatatgcaAAAAGTACATCTTCTAGATTAAATGTTCCTAAAGTAAATATTTTGCTTACCGATGGGAATAATACAGATACGtctgattttattttaactGAAGTGAGTTCCTTGTATAAGAAAGAAAATGTAAAGTTATTATTGATTGGTATTGGAGGTCCTACTATTCATAAATTAAGATTGTTAGGTGGATGTGATAAATCGGATGGTGACTGTCCATATGTTGTAAAAGCAGAAtggaataatttaaaatatacgtCAAATTTAATTATTGATAAAATATGTCATACAGATAAGCCAGTAGAAAATCCAGGAGATAATTCATCTGTATGTAATTCTAAGGATGATTGTATATGTGCGAATTATTTTGACTTAACATATATTGAAGTTCCAACATTAAATAGTACATATACATGGAGAAGTGATTTTATGGATtgttcaaaaaatataatgaacagTTTAGttatagataaaaataaggTACATGTTTCGTTGATAATATCTTTAGAAAAGAAGTCTGTTCATCAAGGCTTTGATGATGttaattcttataataaaaatgaattaataaaGACATTAGGAAAGTTAGAGAATTCGACTGTTTTAAACAAAACTAATATATTAGATTCGTTAGTATATGGTATTCAACAATCTTTTGGAAAAGGAAATAGAGAAAACGCACCAAAAGTTACTATGTTATTAACCAACAGTAATAGTGATATATCTGATGAGAAGGCATTACAAGATATATACTTAAATTATAAAGAGAAATCAATTAAGTTATTGATTATAGGTATAGGTATAACGAATACgggaaaattatttaatgctGGAGGATGTAATATGAATGGGGATAATTGTCCACATGTATATGCATCTAAAAGTTTTTCATATATTGGTGGTGTTGATACATTTTTAGAAGTAAATAAATGTGATAGTAGTATCGATAATAATGGAGGTGACAATGGGAATGGGACAGAAGGAAATGTAAATCCAGATACACCTTCatgtaatgataatgatgatgatgataaatgtaataatgatgacagtaatattatatgtacaaaGGTTTTAGATATAGCTGTTGTATTAGATCAGTCTAGTAATATATCCAAAGATCAATggaatgtatatataaaacagtTTGTTATAAACACAGTGAACCAAAACTATTTGTCAAAATATCGAAGTCATATAACTATTGTAAAAATGGGAAAGAGTACTAAGGAAAAATGGAgcttaaataaaaaaattagttatcaaaagaagaagattattaaagaaataaacaaattacCAATATCATATTCAAAAAAGAAGGATATAGCAAAGAGTTTAAAATATGTAAGGACAaaagtatttaaaaaaagtgaaacaaatagaaaaaaattaataataatgttagtTGAAGGAAAATCAAACAGTAATATGAATGATTTGAGAAAAGAAGTTGGATTATTAAAAGTAAACAATATTGATTTTTTTGCATACGCAATAGATAATATAGATGAAACGGAATACAAAATACTTGGGGATTGTGAAGGTTCAGTAGATATGGGACTTATGGGGAATTCACCACCATCTCCTTCTTATTTGCcatgtaaaaatatagttAAGGTATCATGGGATACATTATTATCTTCAACGGATATACATATGAAGTATATTTGTAATGGTTATCCTGAAGATGCCGAATGTTCTGAATGGGAGGAATGGAGTCCCTGTCCTGAAACGTGTCCtacaattaataataataataataatagtagtggTAGTAATAACAGTAGTAGGACTAACATTAGGACATATTTTCCACAGCTAAGCAAAAGGGAAAGGAAAGGACCATACACATTAAAAGGAGAAGAATATATGGGTGAGAAATATGGAAGTTCTTGTATGGAATTGAAATCTATCGAATATCGATCATGCCCTATAAATGCAGGTTGTAATGATATGTGTGGAGATTTCGGTGAATGGAGTGAGTGTAGTGCAACGTGTGGAGAAGGTATACGAGTAAGGAATAGAGATAATTCTTTAGACAATGATGACAAgtgtaaattatttaattcaacTGAGATGGAAGCATGTAATATTCAAGaatgtgatgataataataatgtagatATATGTGAGGATATTGGAGAATGGAGTGATTGGTCATCTTGTTCTAAAACTTGTGGATATTCAACAAGAAGTAGAACGTTTACTATTTTACCAGAATATATAGGAGAATATCCTAATTGCAAAATTTTTGAAAGGAGTGAAACAGAAGTATGTGCTTTTATTCCTGCATGTTCTGATGAAAACTGTTTTGAATGGGAAGAATGGAATGAATGGTCTTCTCCATGTAGTCCTAGGAAAAGAGTTCAGAAAGCTCGAGTATTAAAAAAGGATGATGTCATTATTAGTagtggtgataataataataataataataataatgctaAAAGAGGGATGGGGCATAAAAATTCTACATTTActtcttataataataaaaaatctgATATATGTGAAGAAGAAGTGCGACATTATTTAGATAAAGTGGAATATGATGAAGAATCTACATGTGAAAATAAAAACCCTTGTGGTGATTGGTCAGATTGGTCTGAGTGTGATAGGACATGTAATGTTGGTGTTCGAATACGACATTTTATATCTCACATGTTTGATATGGTTGGAGATGAAGATGAAAAAGAATGTTTAGAATACTATAATAAAGTTGAAACACAAGATTGTTTGCATTTACCACCATGTGACGGAGGTGAATGTAGTGATTGGGAAACTTGGGTAGAATGTAAAGAAGAAGATATGATCGGAAACAATTGTCATAaacgaaataaaaaaatattaactcGAAAGTTAGAattattgaaaaataaagatataacaAGAACAAAAAATACATCGGATGTTTGTAATGACTATACATTATTTAGAGAAGAAGATTGTCCTCAATCAAATGATACATGTATAAATGCATTATGTAATGAATGGGAAGAATGGGGAGATTGTTCCAGTACTTGTGGGGAAGGATCATTTAAaataaggaaaagaaaagagcCTTTGGAATTGATACCTGCATCTCAAGATATAAATGGAAATATTGGTTTGACATGTGcacaacaaaatataaaagttgAAGAAAGAGAAGCCTGTATAGTTCCAGCATGTGAAGATGAATCTACCAACGGAGGAACAGAAGTAGAAGGATCTACTCCTTCTTCTCCATCTGacagtaataataatgatggaTCATCGGGTGATAATACAGGAGAttcaaatgataaaaaagggATGGGAACAGGTGAAAAAGTTTCGTTAGCTGCTGGAGTAATAGGTTTAGTAGCCTTAGCAGCAGGAGGTTTGATATATGGATACAATACGTTAAACGGTGGTGAGCCTCCTCATAGTTCTAATATGGAATTTGAAAATGTGGAGAACAACTCAGGTACAGAAGaggaagaaaatgaagactTTGAGGTAGTGGACGCGGATGACCCTATGTGGAACTGA
- a CDS encoding mitochondrial ribosomal protein L29/L47 precursor, putative — MSFFRMKRRLNFVVKRGIEELWENSFLDNNVDMKKIEYSKTGDAWPCVLLRKKSFEDLHKLYYICLKEKNKLLGEQYFHLQNSTKMLQHGRLKKVKLTMKRILTVLSRRAIHDQCLRAKDMLKKQEEREFYEIQKFKLNEQLLCLKHKMNILKKYNSFSLEQISLTFSIKKIENKIQQIDIILNPLRKETMYLLIPHFKYQRKYSDLPGFISWKKQNIIALRNNMSKLHRLY, encoded by the coding sequence ATGTCATTTTTTCGTATGAAGAGAAGATTAAATTTTGTGGTCAAGCGAGGAATTGAAGAATTATGGGAAAATAGTTTTCTTGATAATAATGTGGATATGAAGAAGATAGAATATAGTAAAACAGGAGATGCTTGGCCTTGTGTTTTATTAAGGAAGAAGAGTTTTGAAGATTtgcataaattatattatatatgtttaaaagaaaagaataaattattaggagaacaatattttcatttacaaAATAGTACAAAAATGTTACAACATGGAAgattaaaaaaagtaaaattaaCAATGAAAAGAATTTTGACTGTTTTATCACGAAGAGCTATTCATGATCAATGTTTAAGAGCAAAGGACATgttaaaaaaacaagaagaaagagaattttatgaaatacagaaatttaaattaaatgaacaattattatgtttaaaacataaaatgaatattttaaaaaaatataattctttttcacTCGAACAAATTTCTTTAACtttttctataaaaaaaatagaaaacaAAATACAACAAATTGATATTATACTTAATCCTTTAAGAAAAGAAACTATGTACTTATTAATTCCACATTTTAAATACCAAAGGAAATATTCCGATTTACCAGGTTTTATATCAtggaaaaaacaaaatataattgcCCTACGAAATAATATGAGTAAATTACACAGGCTATATTGA
- a CDS encoding zinc finger protein, putative → MNSNHNMLKNNFTNAHTGYLNNDMPERCQAWVDLPETRNMINSSVGKTFINIPYENYEFGLRRMYTIDTSDLTNKQHLCTLPKTEDSFTMCENKKNPAQHGNNGNNFHANLHENKSFNEQENHRFPQNNTKDVDIRNPTYNIQPVNNMPSFGTQFHHKGRCSPCKYEWTRGCHLGSRCRFCHDQSHVPEGTQRVVPNPQKLPITRVKAENNFTSPMSRNPDAPFVTKPGNILNGKKKNRRYKKNANKRQRKGGENKMKSQKEEEKKMDSKKEEEKKMDSKKKEEKKMDSKKKEDKMGNQKKECKINNQKKERKTNNQTKERKTNNQTNENKTNNQTNENKTNNQTKEHNIYNCPRGNQMNYQNNKNSKKMNNVVNERTPPNIVNTQRNRNQIKQINYNDYTTLNTCNCTYNHNPYKDNFLNGHLNSIISNIVAHNKENDLCRIFCIIFKRDNAFEDYKCSNLFVPDTVIHHMNIYPLNMAPMRRH, encoded by the exons atgaattcaaatcataatatgttaaaaaataacTTTACTAATGCGCACACTGGATACCTAAACAATGATATGCCTGAAAGATGTCAAGCATGGGTCGACTTACCCGAAACAAGAAACATGATAAATTCGTCTGTTGGTAAAACTTTCATAAACATCCCTtatgaaaattatgaatTCGGATTAAGGAGAATGTACACAATTGATACATCAGATCTAACTAACAAACAACATTTATGTACATTGCCAAAAACCGAGGATTCATTTACGATGTgtgaaaacaaaaaaaatccTGCACAACATGGAAACAACGGTAATAATTTCCATGCAAATTTGCATGAAAACAAAAGTTTCAATGAGCAGGAAAATCATAGATTTCCACAAAATAACACAAAGGATGTTGATATAAGAAATCCTACATATAACATCCAACCTGTAAATAACATGCCCTCTTTTGGAACTCAATTCCATCATAAgg GTAGGTGCAGTCCTTGTAAATATGAATGGACTCGTGGATGTCACTTGGGTTCACGTTGCAGATTTTGCCATGATCAATCTCATGTTCCTGAAGGAACTCAACGAGTTGTTCCCAACCCTCAAAAGTTACCTATTACCAGAGTGAAAGCCGAGAATAATTTTACCTCACCTATGTCAA GAAACCCTGATGCACCCTTTGTAACTAAACCtggaaatattttaaatggaaagaaaaagaataggAGGTATAAAAAGAATGCAAACAAAAGACAACGCAAGGGAggggaaaataaaatgaagagtcagaaagaagaagaaaaaaaaatggatagtaagaaagaagaagaaaaaaaaatggatagtaagaaaaaagaagaaaaaaaaatggatagtaagaaaaaagaagacaAAATGGGTAATCAGAAAAAGGAAtgcaaaataaataatcagAAAAAGGAACGCAAAACAAATAATCAGACAAAGGAACGtaaaacaaataatcaaacaaatgaaaataaaacaaataatcagacaaatgaaaataaaacaaataatcaGACAAAGGaacataacatatataactGTCCAAGGGGAAATCAAATgaattatcaaaataataaaaactcaaagaaaatgaataatGTTGTAAACGAAAGAACCCCCCCAAATATAGTAAATACTCAAAGAAATAGAAatcaaataaaacaaataaattataatgattatacAACATTAAATACTTGCAACTGCACGTATAATCATAATCCTTATAAAGATAATTTCTTAAATGGTCATTTGAATTCAATCATATCAAATATAGTTGCGCACAATAAAGAAAACGATTTATGCagaattttttgtataatttttaaaagagaTAATGCTTTTGAAGATTATAAATGCTCGAATTTGTTTGTCCCTGATACAGTTATTcatcatatgaatatatatccaCTCAACATGGCACCCATGAGGAGACActag